In Chloroflexota bacterium, a genomic segment contains:
- a CDS encoding amino acid ABC transporter substrate-binding protein, which yields MTRKRWLIGVGVAVAVAAVVLLRLLGGGQADKVWARIQREGVLRVGMDASYPPFEFVDGEGRFRGLDVDLAQALAERWGVRLEIANVGFDGLYDALRNEKFDLIVSALPYDPFLRKDFAFSYSYFNAGLRWVARPDVLATLADPSGRRVAVQTGSSADVEARTLQRRFPQMALVTVDEVAQVGQALADGDADAAILDGVSALQFVAAHSGFALGDTLLTDEPYVIALPLDAPTLKREVNAALVDFRESGRLDAWIRQWLGGASE from the coding sequence ATGACTCGCAAGCGGTGGCTCATCGGGGTTGGAGTGGCCGTCGCGGTGGCGGCGGTCGTCCTGTTGCGCCTGCTCGGCGGCGGCCAGGCCGACAAGGTCTGGGCGCGCATCCAACGCGAGGGTGTGCTGCGCGTCGGGATGGACGCCAGTTACCCACCGTTTGAGTTCGTGGACGGCGAGGGGCGGTTCCGCGGCCTGGACGTGGATTTGGCCCAGGCGCTGGCCGAACGGTGGGGCGTGCGGCTGGAGATTGCCAACGTGGGGTTTGATGGCCTGTACGACGCGCTGCGCAACGAGAAGTTTGACCTCATCGTGTCGGCGCTGCCCTATGACCCGTTTCTGCGCAAGGATTTCGCCTTCTCATACTCGTACTTCAACGCCGGCCTGCGATGGGTGGCGCGGCCCGACGTCCTGGCGACGCTGGCCGACCCTTCGGGTAGGCGCGTGGCGGTGCAGACCGGCTCCAGCGCCGACGTGGAGGCGCGGACGCTCCAGCGGCGCTTCCCGCAGATGGCGCTGGTAACCGTGGACGAGGTGGCGCAGGTGGGCCAGGCGCTGGCCGACGGGGATGCCGACGCCGCCATCCTGGACGGCGTGAGCGCGCTTCAGTTCGTGGCGGCGCACTCGGGGTTCGCGCTCGGCGATACGCTCCTGACCGACGAGCCTTACGTCATCGCCCTGCCGCTGGACGCGCCCACGCTGAAGCGCGAGGTCAACGCGGCGCTGGTGGACTTCCGCGAGTCGGGGCGGCTGGACGCCTGGATTCGGCAGTGGTTGGGCGGGGCGTCGGAGTGA
- a CDS encoding SHOCT domain-containing protein, which produces MMGLGAFGMVLLWGVVIALIAGGAALLVRQASGFSSADSRGKPDARQILDERLARGEISRDEYDELRARLG; this is translated from the coding sequence ATGATGGGACTAGGAGCATTCGGAATGGTGTTGCTTTGGGGAGTGGTTATCGCCCTTATCGCGGGCGGCGCGGCTTTGCTGGTGCGACAGGCGAGCGGCTTTTCGTCAGCGGACTCCCGAGGAAAGCCCGATGCGCGCCAGATTCTGGACGAGCGACTGGCCCGCGGGGAAATCAGCCGCGATGAGTATGATGAACTTCGCGCCAGACTTGGATAA
- a CDS encoding SHOCT domain-containing protein produces the protein MGGWGGPVIIGLVLNALLLIGLVVLGVVGVRWAVRQFTPRGTAGDAIEIARRRLAAGEINVEQFEEIRKRLQV, from the coding sequence TTGGGAGGCTGGGGAGGTCCGGTCATCATCGGATTGGTTCTGAATGCCCTGCTTTTGATCGGCCTCGTTGTGCTGGGGGTTGTGGGCGTGCGCTGGGCGGTGCGACAATTCACGCCGCGAGGCACAGCAGGCGATGCCATTGAGATCGCGCGCCGTAGGCTTGCCGCGGGCGAGATCAACGTCGAGCAGTTTGAGGAGATCCGAA